A single Bacteroidales bacterium DNA region contains:
- a CDS encoding TonB-dependent receptor, which produces MTVNISFASYSYGQKALLLLDFKNQPIASVLEEIEKQSEFRFFYNNKIVDTQQQISIKSENEDVISILNKLFDKSGIDYKIIDKDIILMEKKAIPGEVKKPVQEGVTVTGTVVDENGEPLPGATVQVSGTTRGVLTDTDGTFSINIRPTDQLEVSFVGYQKYSVPVGTQTRIEVSLKPLQNELDEVTIVAFGKQKKESVISSIQTVNARDLRVPSSNLTTAFAGKMAGVISYQTSGEPGQDNAEFFIRGITTFGAGKVDPLILVDNVEVSTDDLARLHPDDIQSFSILKDATATALYGARGANGVILVTTKEGREGRARVSFRFENSFSSPTKTIKMADAITYMEMANEAALTRNPLESLPYSNTKIENTSRGGNPFVYPEVDWMDMLTKKVASNQRANLNISGGGKVARYYIAASFSKDNGILKVDNRNNFNNNINLKKYLVRSNININLTNSTEAVIRVHGTFDDYTGPIMSGTDMYKSALNVSPVRFPAYFEPDELHRRYEHILFGGSEGSSYMNPYAELVKGYREESKTVMLAQFELKQDFEQWIEGLSARVLGSTTRNSAFDVSRSYKPFYYEVGSYDRHTDTYILTPLNADGSDVGTEYLNYRPGYKSVSSSFYAEGAVNYNRTFGKHGVSGMLVGIIRHSISGNESTLFQSLPKRNLGLSGRFTYDFDGRYLAEFNFGYNGSEKFDKGHRWGFFPSVGLGWVPSNEAFWNDNLKKIVSKLKFRGTYGLVGNDEISSQRFFYLSEVISGGGRGFRSGFDFNGINRSGMSIKTYANSNIGWEIAYKSNLGIELGLFEGKIELLADLFQERRTNILQSRADIPSEMGLWDESQSNVGEANGKGIDISLDYNHNITTDFWIVGRMNFTYARSTYHYYEEPNYGLMQTPWLSRKDNAISQQWGLVAERMFIDDADIKKSPRQDYGVYLPGDIKYKDINKDGVINDVDRVPIGYPSTPEINYGFGFSAGYKNFDMSVFFQGSARSSFWIDASAMSPFVRRNTYEDENGKKLITETGLARFIADDYWSELSQNPDAYWPRLSNTVISNNVQRNTRFMKNGAFLRFKSAEIGYSLPEK; this is translated from the coding sequence ATGACTGTAAACATATCGTTTGCATCATATTCCTACGGACAAAAAGCGCTCCTTCTCCTTGACTTTAAGAATCAGCCGATTGCAAGTGTTTTGGAGGAAATAGAAAAGCAATCTGAATTCCGTTTTTTTTATAACAATAAAATTGTGGATACACAGCAGCAAATATCCATCAAGTCGGAAAATGAGGATGTAATTTCTATTCTGAATAAACTGTTTGATAAATCCGGTATTGATTATAAAATAATTGATAAGGATATTATTCTTATGGAAAAAAAAGCGATTCCCGGTGAAGTAAAAAAACCAGTACAGGAAGGTGTGACGGTTACGGGTACAGTAGTTGACGAAAACGGAGAACCTTTACCCGGGGCAACAGTTCAGGTATCGGGAACCACACGCGGCGTATTGACAGATACGGACGGTACCTTTTCTATTAATATACGGCCGACGGATCAACTGGAAGTTTCTTTTGTCGGCTATCAGAAATATTCTGTCCCGGTTGGAACACAGACCAGGATCGAAGTCTCTTTAAAGCCGTTACAGAATGAGTTGGATGAAGTAACTATTGTAGCTTTCGGAAAGCAGAAGAAAGAAAGTGTTATCTCATCTATTCAGACCGTCAATGCCAGGGATTTGCGCGTGCCTTCGAGCAACCTGACAACTGCTTTTGCTGGAAAGATGGCAGGAGTGATATCTTATCAGACCAGCGGGGAACCGGGACAGGATAATGCGGAATTCTTTATCCGCGGGATCACTACTTTCGGGGCAGGAAAGGTCGATCCGCTCATATTGGTGGATAATGTGGAAGTATCTACTGATGATCTGGCGAGATTACATCCGGATGATATCCAGAGTTTCTCTATCCTGAAAGATGCTACGGCAACTGCCCTCTATGGCGCACGTGGTGCAAACGGTGTGATCCTGGTGACTACAAAAGAAGGACGGGAAGGAAGAGCAAGGGTATCCTTTCGTTTTGAAAATTCTTTCTCTTCTCCGACCAAAACCATAAAAATGGCCGATGCCATTACCTACATGGAGATGGCCAATGAAGCCGCACTTACCAGAAATCCTCTTGAAAGCCTGCCTTATTCCAATACAAAAATTGAAAATACCAGCCGGGGAGGAAATCCTTTTGTGTATCCTGAAGTGGACTGGATGGACATGCTGACAAAAAAAGTAGCCAGTAACCAACGGGCCAATCTTAATATTTCCGGGGGAGGTAAAGTAGCACGGTATTATATTGCAGCCTCATTTTCAAAGGATAATGGCATTTTAAAAGTAGATAACAGGAATAATTTCAATAATAATATCAATCTGAAAAAGTACCTGGTCCGGTCGAATATCAATATTAACCTGACCAATTCCACGGAAGCCGTCATCAGGGTGCACGGTACTTTCGACGATTATACGGGACCGATCATGAGCGGTACCGATATGTATAAAAGTGCACTGAATGTTAGCCCTGTTCGTTTTCCTGCCTATTTCGAGCCGGATGAATTGCACCGGAGATATGAACATATTCTTTTCGGCGGTTCGGAAGGCAGTTCATATATGAACCCTTATGCCGAACTGGTCAAAGGTTACCGGGAAGAAAGTAAAACAGTGATGCTGGCACAATTTGAACTGAAACAGGATTTCGAACAATGGATAGAGGGTTTAAGTGCCAGGGTATTGGGTAGTACTACCAGAAACTCAGCTTTCGACGTATCCAGGTCGTATAAGCCTTTTTATTATGAAGTGGGAAGTTATGACCGTCATACTGATACCTATATATTGACCCCCCTGAATGCTGACGGTTCTGATGTCGGTACCGAATACCTGAATTACAGACCGGGCTATAAATCGGTTTCCAGTTCTTTTTATGCGGAAGGTGCCGTGAATTATAACCGGACATTTGGAAAACACGGAGTAAGCGGAATGTTGGTCGGTATCATACGTCATTCGATCAGTGGTAACGAGTCTACCTTGTTTCAATCATTGCCAAAAAGAAATTTAGGTTTATCCGGACGTTTTACCTATGACTTTGACGGTCGTTATCTAGCCGAATTTAATTTTGGTTACAATGGTTCCGAAAAATTCGACAAAGGGCATCGCTGGGGCTTTTTTCCTTCGGTAGGATTGGGATGGGTGCCTTCAAACGAAGCATTCTGGAACGACAATTTAAAAAAGATTGTATCAAAGCTTAAATTTCGTGGAACTTACGGTTTGGTAGGGAATGACGAAATCAGCAGCCAACGGTTCTTTTATCTTTCCGAGGTTATTTCCGGAGGAGGGCGAGGTTTCCGGAGCGGATTTGATTTCAACGGAATCAACCGATCAGGAATGTCGATCAAGACCTATGCAAATTCTAATATCGGCTGGGAAATTGCTTATAAAAGCAATTTAGGTATTGAACTCGGCCTGTTCGAAGGAAAAATTGAATTACTGGCCGATCTGTTCCAGGAACGCAGAACCAATATATTACAATCCAGGGCGGATATTCCCTCCGAAATGGGTCTGTGGGACGAATCCCAGAGTAATGTAGGCGAAGCCAATGGAAAAGGGATCGATATATCGTTGGACTACAATCACAACATCACCACCGACTTCTGGATCGTAGGAAGGATGAATTTCACCTATGCACGGTCGACTTACCATTATTATGAAGAGCCGAATTATGGCTTGATGCAGACACCATGGTTATCCAGGAAAGACAATGCCATTTCCCAGCAATGGGGACTGGTAGCGGAACGGATGTTTATTGATGATGCTGATATAAAGAAATCACCGCGGCAGGATTATGGAGTATATCTTCCGGGCGATATCAAATACAAGGATATAAACAAGGATGGAGTGATCAATGATGTTGACAGGGTTCCCATCGGTTATCCGTCAACTCCTGAGATCAATTACGGATTTGGTTTTTCGGCCGGATATAAAAATTTTGATATGTCTGTATTTTTCCAGGGATCGGCCCGTTCTTCTTTCTGGATCGATGCTTCAGCCATGTCGCCATTCGTAAGAAGGAACACTTATGAAGATGAGAATGGTAAAAAGCTGATTACGGAAACCGGTTTAGCCAGATTTATAGCAGATGATTACTGGTCGGAACTGAGCCAAAATCCGGATGCATACTGGCCGAGACTATCCAATACGGTCATCAGTAATAATGTCCAGCGCAATACCCGGTTCATGAAAAATGGCGCCTTCCTGCGCTTTAAAAGTGCTGAAATAGGATATTCATTGCCGGAAAAA
- a CDS encoding DUF4974 domain-containing protein — protein sequence MKTEEKYELPSPGHDVLLKYLNGTATSDECLSVDEWCGKDEKNERELMQLALLYDVRKTRHHMRNRDSYAAYKKVQRRIKGKTVRIMLQRVAVAASLIFGIFGIAILLTETRQESLITVHTGAGMRSETTLPDGTAVHLNANTKLVYPAAYRGKERWVVLSGEAYFDVIHDKSKSFTVKTEDEKINIRVLGTKFNVQAYSRDSLIQATLVEGSISVSLKGDNNSLLMKPMEQASFNTISNKITVRPVDPGINTAWLTGKFIFKDTPMSDALRQLSNYYSVDFDIKDDLIRDYSFTGIFENKPLSQILDYLEASSGINYEIVQPSGLTSEKKPMVILEKQ from the coding sequence GTGAAAACAGAAGAAAAATATGAATTGCCATCTCCCGGTCATGATGTCTTATTGAAATATCTCAATGGAACAGCAACATCTGATGAATGCCTCTCCGTAGATGAGTGGTGTGGAAAAGATGAAAAAAATGAGAGGGAATTGATGCAATTGGCATTGTTATATGATGTTCGAAAAACGCGACATCACATGCGTAACCGGGATTCTTATGCTGCTTATAAAAAAGTACAACGGCGGATCAAAGGCAAAACTGTCCGTATTATGTTACAACGTGTGGCTGTTGCTGCATCCCTTATATTCGGCATATTTGGTATAGCTATACTTTTAACAGAAACTCGTCAGGAGTCCCTCATTACTGTTCATACCGGCGCCGGCATGCGTTCCGAAACCACATTGCCGGATGGCACGGCAGTTCATCTTAACGCTAATACGAAACTGGTATACCCGGCAGCATATCGCGGGAAAGAAAGATGGGTAGTACTTTCGGGTGAAGCTTATTTTGATGTGATACATGACAAAAGCAAATCATTTACCGTGAAAACCGAAGATGAAAAGATAAATATCCGCGTTCTTGGTACTAAATTCAATGTCCAGGCTTATTCCCGGGACAGTTTGATACAAGCAACCCTTGTTGAAGGGAGCATCAGTGTCTCTTTGAAAGGAGACAATAATAGTTTATTAATGAAACCGATGGAACAGGCCAGTTTTAACACAATCTCCAACAAGATAACAGTAAGACCGGTCGATCCCGGGATAAATACAGCCTGGCTTACCGGAAAGTTCATTTTTAAGGATACACCTATGTCGGACGCCCTGAGACAATTAAGCAATTATTATTCTGTTGATTTTGACATAAAAGATGATCTGATCCGGGATTATTCCTTTACCGGGATTTTTGAGAACAAGCCACTATCCCAGATTCTGGATTATTTAGAAGCCTCATCGGGTATCAATTATGAAATAGTACAACCATCGGGACTGACTAGTGAAAAAAAACCTATGGTAATTCTTGAAAAACAATAA
- a CDS encoding RNA polymerase sigma-70 factor, producing the protein MTELFDKIQKGDRESYRQMFLIFYPALCEYASRFITATDAEELVQDLMLHIWETRKTMVIGSSLKSYLFVAVRNRCYNSIRNRQYKQQVHTQIYEKLKDRFDDPDYYMANELADNIQKAVSELPANYREVFELSRFGSKSNQEIADQLNVSVKTVEYRITQSLKILRKTLKDYLPILTFMM; encoded by the coding sequence ATGACAGAGCTTTTCGATAAGATTCAAAAAGGGGATAGGGAGTCATACAGGCAGATGTTTCTGATCTTTTACCCGGCGTTATGCGAATATGCCTCCAGATTTATTACTGCCACGGATGCAGAGGAACTTGTTCAGGATTTAATGTTACACATTTGGGAAACAAGAAAAACCATGGTGATCGGATCTTCCTTGAAATCTTACCTTTTTGTAGCAGTCAGGAACAGGTGTTACAATTCTATCCGTAACCGGCAATATAAGCAACAAGTACATACACAAATCTATGAAAAATTAAAGGACCGTTTTGATGATCCTGATTATTACATGGCTAACGAGCTTGCTGACAATATACAAAAAGCTGTCAGCGAATTACCTGCGAATTATCGTGAAGTTTTTGAACTAAGCCGTTTCGGATCGAAAAGTAATCAGGAAATCGCCGATCAACTGAATGTATCTGTAAAAACAGTAGAATACCGTATTACCCAATCGCTAAAAATACTTCGTAAAACACTGAAAGATTATCTTCCAATACTTACATTTATGAT